From the Perca flavescens isolate YP-PL-M2 chromosome 21, PFLA_1.0, whole genome shotgun sequence genome, one window contains:
- the chmp6b gene encoding charged multivesicular body protein 6 yields the protein MGNLFGKKKPTRVTEQDKAVLQLKQQRDKLRQYQKRINLQLEKERLLAKQLLKNGKKEKALLLLKKKRYQDQLLDKTENQIGNLERMVQDLEFAQIETKVIQGLKVGNECLKKMHEVMSVEEVERIMDETQDAIEYQRQIDDMLAGSFSQEDEDAVLAELEAITQGDVELPEVPEEELPEAAEEKPERDRPRKKAEREMLAV from the exons ATGGGAAATCTTTTTGGCAAAAAGAAACCAACCCGAGTGACCGAACAAGACAAAGCGGTTTTG CAACTGAAACAGCAACGAGATAAGCTGAGGCAGTATCAGAAGAGGATCAACCTGCAGCTGGAGAAGGAGAGGCTTCTGGCCAAGCAGCTGctgaaaaatggcaaaaaaga GAAAGCGCTCCTCTTGCTGAAGAAGAAGCGCTACCAGGATCAGCTTCTGGACAAGACGGAGAACCAGATCGGCAACCTGGAGCGCATG GTCCAAGACCTGGAGTTCGCCCAGATCGAGACGAAGGTCATCCAAGGGTTGAAGGTGGGGAACGAGTGCCTGAAGAAAATGCACGAG GTGATGTCTGTCGAAGAAGTCGAACGGATTATGGATGAAACCCAAGATGCCATCGAGTACCAAAGG CAAATAGACGACATGCTGGCCGGCTCCTTCTCACAAGAAGACGAAGACGCCGTGCTGGCCGAGCTGGAGGCCATCACTCAG GGAGACGTCGAGCTTCCCGAGGTTCCTGAAGAAGAGCTTCCAGAGGCCGCGGAGGAGAAACCAG